A genome region from Gemmatimonadota bacterium includes the following:
- a CDS encoding Uma2 family endonuclease produces MALIDIQVQKEKKLPEKILSIEQFLEWCEEDIQAEWVDGKIIIMSPASRKHQQIADFLSAILRIFSETKNLGLAISAPFSMRLDTTPAIREPDLLFISTANLHRLKETYLDGPADIAIEIVSPESIERDREDKFAEYEQAGISEYWLIDPILEQAEFYILKQGRYHLADISDGIFRSHILPGFDLQIAWLWQNPLPNTLRVLREIGIL; encoded by the coding sequence ATGGCTTTGATCGACATTCAAGTCCAAAAAGAGAAAAAGCTTCCCGAAAAAATCCTTTCGATTGAGCAATTCCTGGAATGGTGTGAAGAAGACATTCAGGCTGAATGGGTGGATGGAAAGATTATAATTATGTCGCCAGCATCGCGTAAACACCAGCAAATTGCAGATTTTTTATCCGCCATTCTTCGGATCTTTTCAGAAACCAAAAACCTGGGTCTCGCCATCAGTGCGCCCTTCTCCATGCGCCTCGATACGACTCCCGCAATTCGAGAACCCGACCTGCTATTCATCAGCACAGCAAATTTGCACCGTCTCAAAGAAACTTATCTCGATGGCCCGGCAGATATTGCAATCGAAATCGTCTCTCCTGAAAGCATTGAACGCGACCGAGAAGACAAATTTGCCGAATATGAACAGGCAGGTATCTCAGAATACTGGCTCATCGATCCCATTCTTGAACAAGCCGAATTTTATATCCTGAAACAGGGAAGATATCATCTCGCTGACATCTCCGACGGCATCTTCCGATCCCACATCTTACCCGGGTTCGACCTGCAAATCGCATGGCTCTGGCAAAACCCCCTGCCCAACACATTGCGCGTCTTGCGCGAAATCGGCATTTTGTAA